The DNA sequence TTCAAATAATAACGCTTAATCTAAGCGTTAGTAATAAATAAGATCTAAAGAAATGACTCAATTTAAAGAGCATTTGTCCTAAAAGAAACTTGTCATTGAGTTATGGCAGTAAGGAGGGCGATGTCAGAGAGTTCATTGTGTGAACAcatgatttaaaatgttgattgtgAATCCTTTTAAATCAGGAAAGTGAAAGGAAACAGTACGACACCATTCAAGAGAAAGATACTTAAATGTAATTGACACTGTGACATTTAAGGGAGCTTGAACATTAAGGAAATACTTGTCAGAAGCAGTAAACAAGCCCTGCTGGTCAACCATTCCATGCTCAAAAATCTTAGTAAGATCAGAATTTCTCTCTTCCAAAGTTCTTCTTacctacagtacattactgtgTGTGACAAACCTGATTCATGTTGCTTTTGGAATACTGGAGCAGATCACATTGTCACTGACGGTCAGGGTTGTTCACAGCCAGCAGTTTGAAATCTGTTAACACAATAATAGTGAAAAAGTGTGTCAATAGCCAAAAGCTATAGGTTACCACAAGTTTCGGCAGGATTGAGACATCCCACGCTCCGTATTCACATGAGTGTGCTGCCAGTTCCGCTATGGTTCTCCTGAGGATTCAGCTAGATTACAGCTAATAACCACATTATCATCAGTGTGGCACCCAGGTCAACAACAGTCATGTGTACAGTTTTGTAGTGACCAGACACTCAGCACCCAGATCattacattgtgaaatggtcAGTTTTACATAACTATCTGTGTATCGCTTATTAGCACATCAGCTGCACACATGCTATTGTCCATTGAGGTGTGTGTAAGGTCTACACAGAGCCTTAATTCATTACTAATACAGTCAGCTCCAGTTCTGGTGAATCGCAACTTTCTGTTGTTGGTTTGATGAGCACTGAGCCCCTGTATGGTTGTGTCTCATGAATATGATGACTGCAGTCACCATCTCAGTGTTGCAATGTTGATGCTTCAGGCATTGCAGCCTTACTTCTCATTATTTTTGTGCCCCTTATTTAGGGTCTTTCATGAGTTATTTTGTGGTTTAAACTACAAAAATTAAGTTCATGTAACTGTACAGCAGAATGTACAGCAATAATATGCCTCCATACGTTCTACATGTTAAGTGTCACctgattatttgttttaaaaactgctttatCTTGGCACATGCAACCTGAGAATACTGTGCTCAAGCAAATAAATACTggctagatttaaaaaaatggatattCATGTCTATAATCATGAAGAAACGCTATGAGATTTGTGTGTCCATTCATGGACAGACCCTGAAAATCTAGCTGCACAAGCTGGTTTGGAGATACTGAAAGTTTATTTTCTTACTTTAAATTACAAACTCACAAAAGACTCTATGGCAGCCATTATGAAGCCAGCAATTCTTCAGACACTTCTgcaagtatttaaaatattcttcataCTTCAGTCTTCCTGTCTGATTTTATCTAATGAATTCTGAATAACGACACTGAGAAATTAAGcatgttaaattatgtattCATGAATAGCCCTTAATCTCATAACTGACAGTCCAACAGTTTGCACATGTTTATTATGTGAAAATTGGTGAtgtatctctccatctccactcCCCCATCTCCATTTCACCCTGTTCCCTGTCCTCTTATGTCCTTCTGTGCAGATGTCACTATGAATCACATGTTCACTATTTCGGACAATGAATCAGAGAACTCTGATGATGCAGCAGAAGCTGACCAATCAAAGGGCAAACCAGGAGACGAAGTCACCTTGCCAGACATCACACTGTCAGGTGAGATATAAGGTTTGCCAAGGTTTGAAACAATCTAAGAACCATTTCTCTATGACCTATAGAAATGCAGACATGGCAAGTCAAAGTCCTGCTACGGTAATTTGCTCGACGTTTGTTTGCCCATATCTCACATAATAATTATCGGAGACAAGCGTAATTTCGGTTCCAGTGGTTTCTCATAAGACCAAATATGCGCGCCAAACCGCATTAAAATCCCTGACGATGCGGCCCACAAGTGTGTCGGTTGACCTGGACTCACCCGTCTGTTCTGTGTCCCGATCAGCGCCGGCACACGACCGACTGAGGTTATACTCGGATTCCCAAGCTTCTACGGGGAGCCAAGCGGAAGACGGCGACTTGCCCGGAGGAGCCGTGTTCGATGAGGGCGGCGGGGCCGCCGAGACGCCGCCGATACGCGGACGCTCGCGGTCGGCACCGCCTCAGCTGTGGGCGGCGATGCGATACGGACGGCAGCTGAGGCGCATGAGCGACGAGTTCGACACCTTGATGGACAAAGGGGTGAGGAAGTGGGTGTTGGAAGTGTGCGGAGGAGCGATGGGGGGGGATGACGGCACTCGCCCACATTTCATTCGGTTGTTTCCCCACTGTGTTTATTGAGGATTCTGGGAGTACTggttttcttacatttaaaaatgccagACCTAGGCATGAATctccattgtagtgaccttcttgtttttttttttttatttgacactgTATCAACTTTCTGCTTTACTCTGCCTCTTTGGCCATAACGGATCAGACAAGTTAAGTGAAATCAGCAAAATGTGTAACATCagcttcctcctcccctcccttacTCCTACCCTTCCCTTCGCCTGCTCTATTCCACCCCCTGCAGGACATGAAGAAATTGCAGAAAGCAGCAGCCTCTAAGTGGATGCGTCCCTCCCTCAGCTGGTTTGCTTTCTGGAGACGCAGGGACTCTGACACCGATGTAAACAGCAATGGCTCTGGAACGGACAGGTCTGCAGACTAAtggagggaagggaggaagagtgggaggaagagagcAGCGGGAGGGACTGCTCAAAGTTACCCAAAACCAGGGCAGAGACTGCAACTCAGGACCAGCTTGTTTAGAGCACAGGAgaatgggggtgggagggtggggggggggggggggtgttttaccAGCACTCCAACCCCCAGGTTGACAAATGACTGTTCCTTAAGTAAACgctatgcaaaaaataataggaaaaaaaaagaaagaaaaaaaaatggttttggcTTTCAGACTGTTATATTTACGGTGGgactttaaaattattattttttaaaaccaacagctttaaaagaaaaaaacaatcttgTTAACTGACAATCTTTCTTTCAATGCTAAATGGAATGCAATGGGAGGGAACAAACATTTCCTAAGAAATGTCCTACCTTTTAT is a window from the Anguilla anguilla isolate fAngAng1 chromosome 3, fAngAng1.pri, whole genome shotgun sequence genome containing:
- the LOC118224014 gene encoding bcl2-associated agonist of cell death-like; this encodes MNSDVTMNHMFTISDNESENSDDAAEADQSKGKPGDEVTLPDITLSAPAHDRLRLYSDSQASTGSQAEDGDLPGGAVFDEGGGAAETPPIRGRSRSAPPQLWAAMRYGRQLRRMSDEFDTLMDKGDMKKLQKAAASKWMRPSLSWFAFWRRRDSDTDVNSNGSGTDRSAD